A region of Bryobacteraceae bacterium DNA encodes the following proteins:
- a CDS encoding DUF2255 family protein, whose protein sequence is MWDKGELNTIAHTDDLHISPLRDDGTTYGTTAGLTKEVAFEPAGGTVNERIDEAYRAKYQGSPYLSAMIGPRARAATAKVLPRTNRQG, encoded by the coding sequence ATGTGGGATAAGGGCGAGTTGAACACGATTGCGCACACCGACGACCTGCATATCTCGCCGCTCCGCGATGACGGAACAACCTATGGGACGACCGCCGGCCTCACGAAGGAAGTGGCGTTCGAGCCGGCCGGCGGGACCGTCAACGAACGCATCGACGAGGCGTACCGAGCCAAATACCAGGGCAGCCCGTATTTGAGCGCGATGATCGGGCCGCGCGCCCGCGCGGCCACGGCGAAGGTGCTGCCGCGAACCAACAGGCAAGGCTGA